The following are encoded in a window of Phaseolus vulgaris cultivar G19833 chromosome 3, P. vulgaris v2.0, whole genome shotgun sequence genomic DNA:
- the LOC137807553 gene encoding probable clathrin assembly protein At4g32285: MASSTIRKAIGVVKDQTSISIAKVAGNLAPDLEVLVVKATSHEEVPADDKYIREILTLTSHSRGYISASLITVSKRLTKTRDWIVAVKALSLVHRLLVDGHPAFEEEIVHAKRRGTRILNMSDFRDEAHSSSWDHAGFVRLYALYLDEKVEFVAYRRKLRGVAESEEFREEREEESNKRSEVTPVREMRAERVLERLKHLLLMLDRVLGCRPSGAAKNNRLVLVALYQVVRDSFKLYVEVCDVLGVLLDRFTEMEYVHCVKAFDSYVGAAKMMDELVGFYGWCKDMGIARSSEYPEVQRITDKLLGTLEGFLKEMSNRPKSPERKLEMKVTVKESEAEAEADMNEVKALPAPESESFTPPEAPPSVARPNNVLASQKETSDLVDLRDDGVSADEQGNKLALALFSGPATVRAEGSWEAFPSNEEYEGKSAWETAAAEVGKADWELALVENSSNLSKQKAELGGGFDPLLLNGMYDQGAVRQHVSTTQMSGGSASSVALPGLGKRGTPILALPAPEGTVEAVGPQDPFAASLSVPPPSYVQIADMERKQQLLVQEQQVWKQYGMDGMQGQVGLSRVGGAPMMPYGMPQFGGIVQPGGYHQAPFY, from the coding sequence ATGGCATCAAGCACAATCCGCAAGGCGATTGGTGTGGTGAAGGACCAGACCAGCATCAGCATAGCCAAAGTCGCTGGTAATTTGGCACCTGACCTGGAAGTATTGGTCGTCAAAGCCACGAGCCATGAAGAGGTTCCTGCTGATGACAAATACATAAGAGAAATCCTCACTTTGACATCGCATTCCAGAGGCTACATCAGTGCTTCTTTGATCACCGTTTCCAAGAGGCTGACAAAGACTCGTGATTGGATTGTGGCTGTTAAGGCTCTTAGTCTTGTTCATAGACTCTTGGTGGATGGCCACCCCGCGTTTGAGGAGGAGATCGTGCATGCCAAGCGCCGAGGGACCAGGATTCTGAACATGTCTGATTTCAGAGACGAGGCACATTCTAGTTCCTGGGATCACGCGGGGTTCGTGAGGCTTTACGCGTTGTATCTTGATGAGAAGGTTGAGTTTGTGGCGTATCGGAGGAAGCTCAGAGGTGTTGCTGAATCTGAGGAGTTTAGGGAAGAGAGAGAGGAGGAGAGTAATAAGAGGAGTGAGGTTACTCCTGTGAGGGAAATGAGAGCTGAGAGGGTTTTGGAGAGGTTGAAGCATTTGCTGCTGATGCTTGATCGTGTGTTGGGTTGTAGGCCTAGTGGTGCTGCCAAGAACAATAGGTTGGTGTTAGTTGCGCTATACCAGGTTGTGAGGGATAGTTTTAAGTTGTATGTTGAGGTTTGTGATGTTTTGGGGGTGTTGCTGGATCGGTTCACGGAGATGGAGTATGTGCACTGTGTGAAGGCTTTTGATTCTTATGTCGGTGCTGCCAAGATGATGGATGAGTTGGTGGGGTTCTATGGTTGGTGTAAGGATATGGGGATTGCAAGGTCTTCTGAGTATCCTGAAGTGCAGAGGATCACTGACAAGCTTCTGGGGACGCTGGAGGGTTTTTTGAAGGAGATGAGTAACAGGCCAAAGAGCCCCGAGAGGAAATTAGAGATGAAGGTAACTGTGAAGGAGTCAGAGGCAGAGGCAGAGGCAGATATGAATGAGGTGAAGGCTCTTCCAGCACCTGAGAGTGAGAGTTTCACACCTCCAGAAGCCCCTCCTTCAGTTGCACGGCCTAATAACGTGCTTGCTTCTCAAAAGGAGACAAGTGATCTGGTGGATCTTAGGGATGATGGAGTGTCAGCTGATGAGCAAGGGAATAAGCTGGCTTTGGCATTGTTCTCTGGGCCTGCAACTGTGAGGGCTGAAGGTTCCTGGGAGGCGTTTCCTTCAAATGAGGAATATGAAGGGAAATCTGCATGGGAAACAGCAGCTGCTGAAGTTGGTAAAGCAGATTGGGAGCTGGCATTGGTGGAGAATAGTAGTAACTTGTCAAAGCAGAAGGCTGAATTGGGAGGGGGGTTTGATCCGTTGTTACTGAACGGGATGTATGATCAAGGGGCTGTGAGGCAACACGTGAGCACAACTCAGATGAGTGGAGGAAGTGCTAGTAGTGTGGCACTGCCTGGACTTGGGAAGAGGGGCACTCCAATTCTGGCTTTGCCTGCTCCGGAGGGAACAGTTGAAGCTGTAGGACCGCAGGATCCGTTTGCAGCATCCTTGTCTGTGCCGCCACCTTCATACGTGCAAATAGCAGACATGGAGAGAAAGCAGCAGTTGCTTGTGCAGGAGCAACAGGTGTGGAAGCAGTATGGGATGGATGGGATGCAAGGGCAGGTGGGTTTGAGTAGAGTTGGTGGTGCTCCTATGATGCCTTATGGAATGCCACAATTTGGTGGGATTGTCCAACCTGGAGGCTATCACCAAGCACCCTTTTATTGA